Proteins found in one Podarcis muralis chromosome 5, rPodMur119.hap1.1, whole genome shotgun sequence genomic segment:
- the ELF3 gene encoding ETS-related transcription factor Elf-3 isoform X2: protein MAGSCEISNLISNYFSAMYQPEEAPPDPDLLTHLGDDDNLSLTLSNTQMATETTGKPTWYGEMPHCWSRAQVLEWISYHVEKNKYDASAIDFSCCNMDGYTLCQYTRDQLGLIFGPLGDELYDRLHEITSVPDELGWIMSVLRSEDVSQEALLDSSPLELGNSYNQDYLEEMKLANIFSQSDLGYISGAMSPDSSASLAGTMSQSPQSQDSGGSDLDLDPIDMKHCHFSDGDYTEYKKEDLKKRKRGRPRKVSKDSRDCLETKKSKHSPRGIHLWEFIRDILIHPEMNEGLLKWEDRREGIFKFLRSEAVAQLWGQKKKNSSMTYEKLSRAMRYYYKREILERVDGRRLVYKFGKNSSGWKEEEVQDRS from the exons ATGGCAGGATCCTGTGAAATCAGCAATCTCATCTCAAACTACTTCAGCGCCATGTACCAGCCAGAAGAAGCACCACCCGACCCAGACCTACTGACCCACCTTGGAGATGATGATAACCTTTCTCTCACTTTGTCTAACACCCAGATGGCCACAGAGACAACAG GCAAGCCGACATGGTATGGCGAGATGCCACACTGCTGGAGCAGGGCTCAAGTGCTGGAGTGGATCAGCTACCACGTGGAGAAAAACAAGTACGATGCCAGTGCCATTGACTTCTCCTGCTGCAATATGGATGGCTACACACTTTGCCAATACACGCGGGACCAGCTGGGACTCATCTTCGGGCCCCTTGGAGATGAGCTCTATGACCGCCTGCACGAAATCA CATCTGTCCCGGATGAACTTGGCTGGATCATGTCTGTGCTAAGGAGCGAAGATGTCTCTCAAGAGGCCCTTCTGGACTCCAGCCCCTTAG AACTGGGAAATTCCTACAATCAGGATTACCTGGAAGAGATGAAGTTAGCAAACATTTTCTCCCAGTCCGACCTTGGCTACATCTCTGGGGCCATGTCACCAGACAGCTCAGCTTCTCTAGCAG GGACGATGTCTCAGAGCCCTCAGTCTCAGGACTCCGGTGGAAGTGACCTAGATCTCGACCCCATAGACATGAAGCACTGCCACTTTTCTGATG GTGACTACACTGAATATAAGAAAGAAGATCTCAAGAAGCGGAAAAGGGGACGGCCCAGGAAGGTCAGCAAGGACAGCAGAGACTGCCTGGAGACCAAGAAAAGCAAACACT CTCCAAGAGGGATCCACCTATGGGAATTCATCCGGGACATCCTAATTCACCCAGAGATGAATGAGGGGTTGTTGAAGTGGGAAGACCGACGAGAAGGCATCTTCAAGTTCCTGCGCTCTGAGGCGGTGGCTCAGCTCTgggggcaaaagaaaaagaacagcagCATGACCTATGAGAAGCTGAGCAGAGCCATGAG gTATTACTACAAGCGGGAGATCCTCGAACGAGTGGATGGCCGGCGACTGGTGTACAAATTTGGGAAGAACTCCAGTgggtggaaggaggaagaggttCAAGACAGGAGCTAA
- the ELF3 gene encoding ETS-related transcription factor Elf-3 isoform X1 — MDPERDGGSEEAGKRLENPMAGSCEISNLISNYFSAMYQPEEAPPDPDLLTHLGDDDNLSLTLSNTQMATETTGKPTWYGEMPHCWSRAQVLEWISYHVEKNKYDASAIDFSCCNMDGYTLCQYTRDQLGLIFGPLGDELYDRLHEITSVPDELGWIMSVLRSEDVSQEALLDSSPLELGNSYNQDYLEEMKLANIFSQSDLGYISGAMSPDSSASLAGTMSQSPQSQDSGGSDLDLDPIDMKHCHFSDGDYTEYKKEDLKKRKRGRPRKVSKDSRDCLETKKSKHSPRGIHLWEFIRDILIHPEMNEGLLKWEDRREGIFKFLRSEAVAQLWGQKKKNSSMTYEKLSRAMRYYYKREILERVDGRRLVYKFGKNSSGWKEEEVQDRS, encoded by the exons AAAATCCCATGGCAGGATCCTGTGAAATCAGCAATCTCATCTCAAACTACTTCAGCGCCATGTACCAGCCAGAAGAAGCACCACCCGACCCAGACCTACTGACCCACCTTGGAGATGATGATAACCTTTCTCTCACTTTGTCTAACACCCAGATGGCCACAGAGACAACAG GCAAGCCGACATGGTATGGCGAGATGCCACACTGCTGGAGCAGGGCTCAAGTGCTGGAGTGGATCAGCTACCACGTGGAGAAAAACAAGTACGATGCCAGTGCCATTGACTTCTCCTGCTGCAATATGGATGGCTACACACTTTGCCAATACACGCGGGACCAGCTGGGACTCATCTTCGGGCCCCTTGGAGATGAGCTCTATGACCGCCTGCACGAAATCA CATCTGTCCCGGATGAACTTGGCTGGATCATGTCTGTGCTAAGGAGCGAAGATGTCTCTCAAGAGGCCCTTCTGGACTCCAGCCCCTTAG AACTGGGAAATTCCTACAATCAGGATTACCTGGAAGAGATGAAGTTAGCAAACATTTTCTCCCAGTCCGACCTTGGCTACATCTCTGGGGCCATGTCACCAGACAGCTCAGCTTCTCTAGCAG GGACGATGTCTCAGAGCCCTCAGTCTCAGGACTCCGGTGGAAGTGACCTAGATCTCGACCCCATAGACATGAAGCACTGCCACTTTTCTGATG GTGACTACACTGAATATAAGAAAGAAGATCTCAAGAAGCGGAAAAGGGGACGGCCCAGGAAGGTCAGCAAGGACAGCAGAGACTGCCTGGAGACCAAGAAAAGCAAACACT CTCCAAGAGGGATCCACCTATGGGAATTCATCCGGGACATCCTAATTCACCCAGAGATGAATGAGGGGTTGTTGAAGTGGGAAGACCGACGAGAAGGCATCTTCAAGTTCCTGCGCTCTGAGGCGGTGGCTCAGCTCTgggggcaaaagaaaaagaacagcagCATGACCTATGAGAAGCTGAGCAGAGCCATGAG gTATTACTACAAGCGGGAGATCCTCGAACGAGTGGATGGCCGGCGACTGGTGTACAAATTTGGGAAGAACTCCAGTgggtggaaggaggaagaggttCAAGACAGGAGCTAA